A DNA window from Bradyrhizobium barranii subsp. barranii contains the following coding sequences:
- a CDS encoding peroxidase family protein, which produces MSSRHSIVPRGLNATRSPLSQGRFGRMFRKLTPAKFGPNDADNVANLSALADKMVADFDGPKDGPDAEESGIPALYTYFGQFIDHDITFDPVSSLTKQQDPDGLVDFRTPSLDLDNLYGRGPNDQPYMYDGIKFRLGEKLTGAGVPDASDLPRFKGRALIGDPRNDENSIVSQFQALMLRFHNRMVDDNDSLSFEDVQQRVRFHYQYVVLNDFLPRIVHASVLDELKTAGQYDRSKLAHYHWKTYPFMPVEFSVAAYRLGHSMIRPGYRLNDADNMLLQIFPDPHNPDKNALTGFRAMGPGRAMDWGRFIDLDARPYGVEDDDTNPDNKKRLQFAYRIDASLVDPLRKLPPEVASNPSSLALRNLERSWRLGLPSGQAVAKAMNLTPLTDDQIIIGKAVDEPGAGDPQTGIATIANGVFAGNCPLWTYILAEARQFQTAVTIPATGAPATGINTPQLGPVGGRIVAEVFLGMMFGDNSSVLSLDPQWTPVTGSGFALKDLVAYALGQGDPLH; this is translated from the coding sequence ATGAGCAGCCGCCACAGCATTGTTCCGCGCGGTCTGAACGCAACGCGTTCGCCGCTTTCCCAGGGCCGCTTCGGACGCATGTTCCGCAAGCTCACGCCGGCGAAATTCGGTCCGAACGACGCCGACAATGTCGCGAACCTTTCGGCGCTGGCCGACAAGATGGTCGCCGACTTCGATGGTCCGAAGGACGGGCCGGACGCGGAGGAGAGCGGCATTCCCGCGCTCTACACCTATTTCGGCCAGTTCATCGACCACGACATCACCTTCGATCCGGTCAGCTCGCTGACCAAGCAGCAGGATCCCGACGGGCTCGTCGACTTCCGCACGCCGTCGCTCGATCTGGACAATCTCTACGGTCGTGGTCCGAACGATCAGCCCTACATGTATGACGGCATCAAGTTCCGGCTCGGCGAGAAGCTGACCGGCGCGGGCGTACCCGATGCCAGCGACCTGCCGCGCTTCAAAGGCCGCGCCCTGATCGGCGACCCCCGCAACGACGAGAACAGCATCGTCTCGCAGTTCCAGGCCTTGATGCTGCGCTTTCACAACCGCATGGTCGATGACAATGACAGCCTGTCGTTCGAGGACGTGCAGCAGCGCGTCCGCTTCCATTATCAATACGTCGTGCTGAACGACTTCCTGCCGCGCATCGTCCACGCCAGCGTGCTGGACGAGCTGAAGACCGCGGGCCAGTACGACCGCAGCAAGCTCGCCCACTACCACTGGAAGACTTATCCGTTCATGCCGGTCGAATTCTCGGTTGCGGCCTACCGTCTCGGCCATTCCATGATCCGCCCCGGCTATCGGCTGAACGATGCGGACAACATGCTGTTGCAGATCTTCCCCGACCCCCACAATCCCGACAAGAACGCGCTGACCGGCTTCCGCGCCATGGGCCCGGGACGCGCCATGGACTGGGGCCGTTTCATCGATCTGGACGCGCGCCCCTATGGCGTCGAGGACGACGACACCAATCCCGACAACAAGAAGCGGCTGCAGTTCGCTTACCGCATCGACGCCTCGCTGGTCGATCCGCTGCGCAAGCTGCCACCGGAGGTCGCGTCCAATCCGTCGTCGCTGGCGTTGCGCAATCTCGAGCGCAGCTGGCGGCTCGGCCTGCCCTCGGGCCAGGCTGTCGCCAAGGCGATGAACCTGACGCCGCTGACGGATGATCAGATCATCATCGGCAAGGCCGTCGACGAGCCCGGCGCGGGCGATCCGCAAACTGGGATCGCGACCATCGCGAACGGGGTGTTTGCCGGCAATTGCCCGCTCTGGACCTACATCCTGGCCGAGGCGCGGCAATTCCAGACCGCGGTGACGATCCCGGCTACCGGCGCGCCGGCGACCGGAATCAACACGCCGCAGCTCGGCCCCGTCGGCGGTCGCATCGTGGCCGAGGTCTTCCTCGGCATGATGTTCGGCGACAATTCCTCCGTGCTGTCGCTCGACCCGCAATGGACGCCGGTGACCGGCTCCGGCTTCGCGCTGAAGGACCTCGTCGCCTACGCGCTCGGCCAGGGCGATCCGCTGCACTGA
- a CDS encoding DUF3551 domain-containing protein: MRRIILTLASFAALVAVASPAAQAHPANDRYCLQGRMWGYPGNCQFASYQQCLASASGTSASCGINPRYAFSQQYAY; this comes from the coding sequence ATGCGTCGCATCATCCTCACTCTCGCATCGTTCGCCGCCCTGGTCGCCGTAGCATCCCCGGCCGCCCAGGCACATCCTGCAAACGATCGATATTGCCTGCAGGGACGCATGTGGGGCTATCCCGGCAACTGCCAGTTCGCAAGCTATCAGCAGTGCCTCGCCTCCGCCTCCGGCACGTCGGCCTCTTGCGGCATCAATCCGCGCTACGCGTTCTCGCAGCAGTACGCCTACTGA
- the greA gene encoding transcription elongation factor GreA: MSVAFTKEESAETASETLLPDRPISPHPNLVTEAGLQALQAQLREAREAYEAAQAIEDVNEKRRQSAVPLRDARYLTERLRTAQVIPDPASTDVVAFGSTVTFSRTDGRVQTYRIVGEDEADPKAGSISFVAPVAKSLIGKAVGDVVGSGAQEIEILSIA; this comes from the coding sequence TTGAGCGTCGCCTTTACCAAGGAAGAAAGCGCCGAAACCGCGTCCGAGACGCTGCTGCCGGATCGCCCGATCTCGCCGCATCCAAACCTGGTGACGGAAGCCGGCTTGCAGGCGCTGCAGGCGCAGCTTCGCGAGGCGCGCGAGGCCTATGAAGCCGCGCAAGCCATCGAGGACGTCAACGAAAAGCGCCGGCAGTCGGCGGTGCCCTTGCGCGATGCTCGCTATCTGACCGAACGGCTGCGCACGGCGCAGGTCATTCCCGATCCGGCGTCGACCGATGTCGTCGCCTTCGGCAGCACCGTGACCTTCAGCCGCACCGACGGCCGCGTGCAGACCTATCGCATCGTCGGCGAGGACGAAGCGGATCCAAAGGCCGGATCGATTTCGTTCGTGGCGCCGGTTGCGAAGTCGCTGATCGGGAAGGCGGTCGGCGATGTCGTGGGTTCAGGCGCGCAAGAGATCGAGATTCTGTCGATCGCGTAG
- a CDS encoding tetratricopeptide repeat protein — protein sequence MRKSLYFVIAAGLGLSGPQALVAQDDVDQQLGSVHFQTSCNDVAQRRFDRGMRYQHSYWYANAKEIFEEAIKADPTCSMAYWGIALTYMDNPHNAIPRPNLAPGLAAIMKAKEIGAATERERDYIDALMVMYADYDKIPHVQRMRMLRDAQARVAAKYPDDDEAQIAYAITLNTSADLNDKTYAQQIKGAAILEPISRRLPMHPGVTHYLIHLYDYPALAQKGLDAANRYAKIAPAAPHAQHMPSHIYTRVGYWKESIDSNVASVKAAMAEKSVGNYLHAQDYMVYAYLQLGQDKQARAVIDDMIKETDFKATVAAADYALAASPARYAIDRGDWEGASQLPVRPSNLNFAMAVTHFARALGAARSGKPEAAKAEIQKLAELRDKLQDAKDNYWSGIVDIQRQVAVAWVLYAEGKYDEALNAMSAAADAEDKTEKHVITPGPLAPARELYGFMLLDRGMAKEALAAFEATKAKEPNRLHAFAGAAKAAEALGDREAARQNCQQLVTLTASADSERPEVAAAKQYLASN from the coding sequence ATGCGGAAGTCCCTATACTTCGTCATCGCAGCCGGTCTCGGCCTATCAGGACCACAAGCTCTGGTCGCGCAAGACGATGTAGATCAGCAGCTCGGCAGCGTTCATTTCCAGACCTCTTGCAACGATGTGGCCCAGCGTCGTTTCGATCGCGGGATGCGCTATCAGCATTCCTACTGGTACGCCAACGCCAAGGAGATCTTCGAGGAAGCCATCAAGGCTGACCCGACATGCAGCATGGCCTATTGGGGCATTGCGCTCACCTACATGGACAATCCGCACAATGCGATTCCAAGGCCGAACCTCGCGCCAGGCCTCGCCGCGATCATGAAGGCCAAGGAGATCGGCGCCGCGACCGAGCGCGAACGCGACTACATCGATGCGCTGATGGTGATGTATGCCGACTACGACAAGATTCCTCACGTCCAGCGGATGCGCATGCTGCGTGACGCGCAGGCCCGCGTCGCGGCAAAATATCCAGACGACGACGAAGCCCAGATCGCCTACGCCATTACGCTCAATACGTCGGCGGATCTGAACGACAAGACCTATGCGCAGCAAATTAAAGGCGCGGCGATTCTCGAGCCGATCTCCAGGCGGCTGCCGATGCATCCGGGCGTGACGCATTATCTGATCCATCTGTACGACTACCCGGCGCTGGCGCAGAAAGGGCTCGATGCCGCCAATCGTTACGCCAAGATCGCGCCGGCCGCGCCGCACGCCCAGCACATGCCCTCCCACATCTACACGCGCGTCGGCTATTGGAAGGAATCGATCGACTCCAACGTCGCTTCCGTGAAAGCCGCGATGGCCGAAAAGTCGGTCGGCAACTACCTGCATGCGCAGGACTACATGGTCTATGCTTACCTGCAGCTCGGCCAGGACAAGCAGGCGCGTGCCGTCATCGACGACATGATCAAGGAGACCGACTTCAAGGCGACGGTCGCGGCGGCAGACTACGCGCTGGCGGCTTCGCCGGCGCGTTATGCGATCGACCGTGGCGATTGGGAGGGGGCCTCGCAGCTGCCGGTCAGGCCGAGCAACCTCAACTTTGCGATGGCGGTAACGCATTTCGCCCGGGCTCTCGGCGCGGCGCGCTCCGGCAAACCGGAAGCCGCCAAGGCCGAGATCCAGAAGCTGGCGGAATTGCGCGACAAGTTGCAGGACGCCAAGGACAATTATTGGTCCGGAATCGTCGACATCCAGCGTCAGGTCGCCGTCGCCTGGGTGCTTTACGCCGAGGGCAAGTATGACGAGGCGCTCAATGCGATGAGTGCCGCGGCGGACGCAGAGGACAAGACGGAAAAGCACGTCATCACACCCGGACCGCTAGCGCCGGCGCGCGAGCTTTACGGCTTCATGCTGCTCGATCGCGGCATGGCCAAGGAGGCGCTTGCTGCATTCGAGGCAACCAAGGCGAAGGAGCCGAATCGCTTGCACGCGTTCGCGGGAGCGGCCAAGGCGGCCGAAGCCCTTGGTGACAGGGAAGCGGCACGACAGAACTGTCAGCAGCTCGTAACGCTGACGGCCAGTGCCGATTCAGAACGCCCCGAGGTCGCGGCGGCGAAGCAATACCTCGCCAGCAACTGA
- a CDS encoding IS110 family RNA-guided transposase — protein MKHYAGLDVSVKETSLCIVDETGRICREAKLVSHPDDLLAALNDPIWRFDRIGLEAGPLSQWLFSGLAEAGLPVICIETRHAKAFLKAQVNKSDRNDARGIAQMMRVGLFRPVHVKTLISQKRRVLLAGRKLLQEKAIAIENDIRGLLRNFGLKVGIVGVIGFEQRIHELVGGQPELAELMEPLLVARRVLREQFTQLHRKVLLLARESEVCRRLMTIPGVGPVTSLAFISTIDVPARFKSSKAVGPSLGLTPVLNQSGESHRIGRISLCGDEAMRALLYEAAQVMLTRVQKWSWLKAWAMQIAKRRGQQKAIVALARRLAVIMHRMWSDGTEFRWTREATPAAQ, from the coding sequence ATGAAACATTACGCTGGACTGGACGTGTCGGTCAAAGAGACGTCCCTGTGCATTGTCGACGAAACGGGCCGCATTTGCCGGGAAGCGAAGTTGGTGAGTCACCCGGACGATCTTCTTGCTGCACTCAACGATCCGATTTGGCGGTTTGATCGGATTGGGCTCGAGGCTGGACCGCTGTCGCAATGGCTGTTCAGCGGGCTGGCGGAGGCTGGCCTGCCGGTAATCTGCATCGAGACGCGACATGCCAAGGCGTTCCTCAAGGCGCAGGTGAACAAGAGCGACCGCAATGATGCGCGTGGCATTGCGCAGATGATGCGCGTCGGCTTGTTCCGGCCTGTCCACGTCAAGACCCTGATCAGCCAAAAGCGACGGGTCCTGCTTGCCGGTCGCAAGCTGCTTCAGGAGAAGGCCATTGCCATCGAGAATGACATTCGTGGGCTGTTACGCAACTTCGGCTTGAAGGTCGGAATTGTGGGGGTGATCGGCTTTGAACAACGTATCCACGAACTCGTCGGCGGTCAGCCGGAGCTGGCCGAACTCATGGAACCGCTTCTCGTCGCCCGACGCGTTTTACGCGAACAGTTCACACAACTGCATCGCAAAGTGCTTCTACTTGCCCGGGAAAGCGAGGTCTGTCGTCGGTTGATGACGATCCCTGGTGTCGGCCCCGTCACGTCGCTGGCCTTTATCAGCACGATCGACGTTCCCGCCCGCTTCAAGAGTTCGAAAGCCGTCGGGCCGTCCCTTGGATTGACGCCAGTTCTCAACCAGTCCGGCGAAAGCCACCGCATCGGCCGGATTTCGCTGTGCGGTGATGAAGCCATGCGAGCGCTACTCTATGAGGCCGCACAGGTCATGCTGACGCGGGTGCAGAAATGGTCCTGGCTCAAGGCGTGGGCCATGCAGATCGCCAAACGACGCGGGCAGCAGAAGGCGATCGTCGCTTTGGCGCGGCGGCTCGCCGTCATCATGCACCGCATGTGGAGCGACGGAACGGAATTCCGCTGGACACGGGAGGCCACGCCCGCGGCACAATAG
- a CDS encoding metallophosphoesterase family protein, which produces MPAFSVPLVAGAQTQTTPAQAPLPAAGFSFAAVGDTRPMMYLPLKEGQPDLSKFFVEMFGLVMPEKVAEAVVAKDVKMIFDPVTKDLVKVVMPFASKTEVMTLTVDKGWVTEASVEDVKLLPGVHRTMFRLQGGEWVTREIVKDVQSGRAKFVVNSGDAVWWGNQGLTVSDSPYWKRVNETMLKKLPAPDDEMRAAGLDGRFFMSVGNHEVWADPKIEGVLSAVPYLKKFGVTPENLIYKFDFKGTRFIYLWSGKYDYRSPSLWDADRPKYAEQMTQLQKWMDEAKANGIRKAFIVFHYPVFARSGLGPIPAPDNPHKVIASYAKDMEVIVLNGHVHTTEIYDVDGVKYLMLGGGGAEQDPILPGRTSIKVAADYPRDLYWKGQPPQEEYNYVLVDVEPGQKTKFTLNRFRPWSAEPFGTEELFT; this is translated from the coding sequence GTGCCCGCATTCTCCGTGCCACTCGTTGCCGGTGCCCAGACACAAACAACGCCCGCGCAAGCACCGCTTCCCGCAGCCGGTTTTTCATTCGCTGCGGTCGGCGATACCCGACCGATGATGTACCTCCCGTTGAAAGAGGGACAACCGGACCTCAGCAAGTTCTTCGTCGAGATGTTCGGATTGGTCATGCCGGAAAAGGTCGCCGAGGCCGTCGTAGCGAAGGATGTGAAGATGATCTTCGATCCGGTCACAAAGGACCTGGTCAAGGTCGTCATGCCGTTCGCATCCAAGACGGAAGTGATGACCCTGACGGTAGATAAGGGTTGGGTCACTGAGGCATCCGTTGAAGACGTGAAACTGCTTCCCGGAGTGCATCGAACCATGTTCCGGCTTCAGGGCGGCGAATGGGTGACGCGCGAAATTGTCAAGGACGTTCAATCCGGTCGCGCCAAATTCGTGGTCAATAGCGGTGACGCTGTGTGGTGGGGCAATCAGGGCTTGACCGTGAGTGACAGCCCATACTGGAAGCGCGTGAACGAAACAATGTTGAAGAAGCTACCCGCGCCGGATGACGAGATGCGCGCGGCCGGTCTGGATGGGCGCTTTTTCATGAGTGTGGGTAATCATGAGGTGTGGGCCGACCCAAAGATTGAGGGCGTACTTTCGGCTGTGCCGTATCTGAAAAAATTCGGCGTCACGCCGGAAAACCTCATCTACAAATTCGACTTCAAGGGCACCCGCTTCATCTATCTCTGGAGTGGCAAGTACGATTACCGTTCGCCGTCGCTGTGGGACGCTGATCGGCCAAAATATGCCGAGCAGATGACCCAGCTTCAAAAGTGGATGGACGAGGCGAAGGCCAACGGCATTCGGAAGGCGTTTATCGTCTTCCACTATCCCGTGTTTGCGCGGTCAGGCTTAGGCCCGATCCCGGCTCCCGATAACCCGCACAAGGTGATTGCGTCGTATGCCAAGGACATGGAGGTGATCGTGTTGAACGGGCACGTCCACACCACGGAAATCTACGATGTAGATGGGGTAAAGTATCTGATGTTGGGCGGTGGGGGCGCAGAACAAGACCCAATCCTGCCGGGGCGAACCAGCATCAAGGTGGCCGCCGACTATCCGCGGGACCTTTACTGGAAGGGCCAGCCTCCGCAAGAGGAGTACAACTACGTGCTGGTGGACGTTGAACCCGGCCAGAAGACGAAGTTCACCCTCAATCGCTTCCGGCCGTGGTCGGCGGAGCCATTCGGGACTGAGGAACTCTTCACGTGA
- a CDS encoding TAXI family TRAP transporter solute-binding subunit translates to MMSMKLPLWLRFFLLLGVVAFAAGAGLLAYRYYSRPVTLTVAVGSVDGEAAKAMSAMAGEFVSVNAPVRLKVIDSGTALEAAAAFSAGKVDLAVVRGDVGDLSQAQAVVVVSHMVVLIIAPPGSSIDSIANLKGRTVGVVGGAVNAKVVDVLTKGYDLAGAKTVFKNLALTDVRQAIQSKQVSALLVVIPLAEKYLSLVRGFFQLDRKKTPVLIPIDSAGAIAENERAFESFDVPKGTLRGSPPVPEDDLTTLRTSLYLVAQKKLGTDLVTDLTEAIMSARRNLLREQPIFAQITAPSTDQDAYLPLHPGAAAVYNSTTQSFMDEYGNWIYLTPMVLGGAATMLAAAWKFLGLGSRAAEGPLDSLYALARRIRKVDTEAELSDIEDEIDRILKAELAKSAAGDESAVDDATLNVAAHRLESLIHDRRTLIAKGPAVASAAKATQR, encoded by the coding sequence ATGATGTCGATGAAATTGCCGCTGTGGCTTCGCTTTTTCCTGCTCCTCGGCGTCGTCGCCTTTGCGGCAGGCGCGGGTCTCCTTGCCTATCGGTACTACAGCCGCCCGGTAACGCTGACTGTGGCGGTCGGTTCGGTCGACGGCGAGGCGGCCAAGGCAATGTCAGCGATGGCAGGCGAGTTCGTTTCAGTGAACGCGCCGGTCCGACTCAAGGTCATCGACAGCGGCACCGCGCTTGAGGCCGCTGCCGCTTTCTCCGCGGGCAAGGTCGATCTCGCTGTGGTTCGCGGCGATGTCGGCGACTTGTCGCAGGCGCAAGCCGTCGTCGTCGTCAGCCATATGGTCGTACTGATCATCGCGCCGCCGGGATCGTCCATCGACAGCATTGCCAACCTGAAGGGACGCACGGTCGGCGTGGTCGGCGGAGCAGTGAACGCCAAAGTTGTCGATGTGTTGACCAAGGGATACGATCTGGCGGGCGCAAAAACTGTCTTCAAGAACCTTGCTTTGACGGATGTCCGGCAAGCCATTCAGTCAAAACAAGTCAGTGCCCTGCTTGTCGTGATCCCGCTCGCCGAAAAATACCTTTCGCTCGTTCGCGGATTTTTTCAGCTCGACCGTAAAAAGACCCCGGTACTGATCCCAATCGATTCCGCGGGGGCAATTGCAGAGAATGAGCGCGCTTTTGAAAGCTTCGACGTCCCGAAGGGCACGCTGCGGGGATCGCCGCCGGTCCCGGAAGATGACCTGACGACCCTGAGGACCTCGCTATACCTGGTTGCGCAAAAGAAGCTTGGCACTGATCTGGTAACCGACCTCACGGAGGCGATCATGAGCGCGCGCAGGAATCTGCTGCGCGAGCAGCCGATTTTCGCACAGATCACCGCGCCCAGCACCGACCAGGATGCCTACCTTCCGCTGCATCCTGGCGCGGCAGCCGTCTACAACAGCACCACGCAAAGCTTCATGGATGAATACGGCAACTGGATCTATTTGACGCCGATGGTACTGGGTGGCGCTGCCACCATGCTTGCGGCGGCGTGGAAATTCCTGGGCCTCGGCAGCCGCGCAGCCGAAGGCCCGCTCGATTCTCTCTACGCCCTGGCGCGCCGGATTCGGAAAGTCGATACAGAGGCCGAACTTTCGGATATCGAAGACGAAATCGACCGCATTCTAAAGGCGGAGCTCGCCAAATCCGCTGCTGGAGACGAGAGCGCGGTGGATGATGCCACATTGAACGTGGCAGCCCACCGGCTGGAGAGCTTGATTCACGACCGACGCACATTGATCGCCAAGGGACCCGCAGTTGCCTCCGCGGCGAAGGCGACACAGCGCTAA
- a CDS encoding bestrophin-like domain — MNAIALSCITFLCISGGALLGMFLPGHHLSTDDKDVVRLGTGLIGTIAALVLGLLIASAKGSYDTQSTQVTQMTSNVVLLDNLLAQYGPEANDERNLLRRAIVVLADRMWREKSSEVAKANPFEASAVSEAFFAKLQELSPQNDSQRSLQARAIQIATDIAQTRLSLFAQTNNSIPMPFLVVLIVWLTIIFGSFGLFAKPSATVFGSLFVFALSAAGAIYLVLELGQPFAGLMQISSAPLRSALTPLGP, encoded by the coding sequence ATGAATGCAATCGCGCTATCGTGCATCACGTTTCTATGCATCTCAGGCGGTGCCCTGCTCGGTATGTTCCTTCCTGGGCATCACCTGAGCACGGATGACAAGGATGTGGTCAGGCTGGGCACGGGCCTCATCGGGACGATAGCCGCGCTTGTCCTCGGCCTGCTGATCGCATCGGCGAAGGGCTCCTACGACACGCAGAGCACTCAAGTCACGCAGATGACGAGTAATGTTGTCCTGCTCGACAATCTGCTGGCGCAGTACGGACCGGAGGCGAATGACGAACGCAATCTGTTGCGGCGCGCCATCGTTGTTTTAGCCGATCGAATGTGGCGCGAGAAAAGTTCCGAGGTTGCCAAGGCGAACCCCTTCGAGGCCAGCGCCGTAAGCGAAGCATTCTTTGCGAAGCTTCAGGAGCTTTCGCCGCAGAACGATTCCCAGCGCTCCCTGCAAGCCAGGGCCATACAGATCGCCACCGACATTGCGCAAACCCGCCTGTCGCTGTTCGCACAGACGAACAACTCGATCCCTATGCCGTTCCTGGTGGTGCTGATTGTCTGGCTCACCATCATCTTTGGAAGCTTCGGCCTGTTTGCCAAACCCAGCGCAACCGTTTTCGGCTCGCTGTTCGTTTTTGCACTGTCGGCCGCCGGGGCGATCTACCTGGTCCTGGAACTGGGGCAGCCATTTGCGGGTTTGATGCAGATTTCCAGCGCACCACTGCGCAGCGCCCTCACGCCGCTCGGTCCCTAG